From one Conexibacter woesei Iso977N genomic stretch:
- a CDS encoding GNAT family N-acetyltransferase, which translates to MVLMNVRDATLEDAAACAAVYAPYVRDTAVSFELEPPDVEEMRARIARALASHAWLVLEDENARVVGYAYGAAFAPRAAYRFACEVSVYLEPGLRRRGGGRALYTVLLERLAARGFRMAFAGMTLPNEASAGLHRALGFEPSGVYRRVGWKDGAWHDVAWVQKRLIALDDAGVEPAEPR; encoded by the coding sequence ATGGTGCTCATGAACGTCCGGGACGCCACCCTCGAAGATGCCGCGGCCTGCGCGGCGGTCTACGCACCGTACGTGCGCGACACCGCGGTCAGCTTCGAGCTGGAACCGCCGGACGTCGAGGAGATGCGCGCGCGGATCGCGCGGGCGCTGGCGTCGCACGCCTGGTTGGTGCTGGAGGACGAGAACGCGCGCGTGGTCGGCTACGCCTACGGCGCGGCCTTCGCGCCGCGGGCGGCGTATCGCTTCGCATGCGAGGTCTCCGTCTACCTGGAGCCGGGGTTGCGGCGGCGGGGCGGGGGTCGGGCGTTGTACACCGTGTTGCTCGAGCGGCTCGCGGCGCGCGGGTTCCGGATGGCGTTCGCGGGGATGACGCTGCCCAACGAGGCGTCGGCCGGGCTGCACCGCGCGCTCGGCTTCGAGCCGTCCGGCGTCTACCGCAGGGTCGGCTGGAAGGACGGCGCGTGGCACGACGTCGCCTGGGTCCAGAAGCGGCTTATCGCTCTCGACGATGCCGGCGTCGAGCCCGCTGAGCCGCGCTGA
- a CDS encoding tryptophan 2,3-dioxygenase, protein MSDAPPSYWSYLALDELLAAQRPRSEEHDELLFIVIHQVSELWFKQVLHEVAHLQRALESGDATAALEDLRRVLAIFKTLVGQMDVLETLTPRQFASFRGQLGPASGFQSAQFRELEAVLGARDDAVIARTPEGVARERVAAAMARPAVFDSLLQYFVAGGHAVPEAVLGRDFAAPYEGSEDVQEMLLSVYAGDDGLGAQVCERLVDLDEGLQEWRYRHVKLIERTIGSKAGTGGSSGAEFLQRTLFQPAFPDLWAVRSRL, encoded by the coding sequence GTGAGCGACGCCCCACCCTCCTACTGGTCCTACCTCGCGCTCGACGAGCTGCTCGCCGCCCAGCGCCCGCGGTCGGAGGAGCACGACGAGCTGTTGTTCATCGTGATCCACCAGGTCAGCGAGCTGTGGTTCAAGCAAGTCCTCCATGAAGTCGCGCACCTGCAGCGCGCGCTGGAGAGCGGCGACGCGACCGCCGCGCTGGAGGACCTGCGGCGCGTGCTGGCGATCTTCAAGACGCTCGTCGGGCAGATGGACGTGCTGGAGACGCTCACGCCGCGCCAGTTCGCGTCGTTCCGCGGCCAGCTCGGGCCGGCATCGGGGTTCCAGAGCGCGCAGTTCCGCGAGTTGGAGGCGGTGCTCGGCGCGCGCGACGACGCGGTGATCGCGCGGACGCCGGAGGGCGTCGCGCGCGAGCGGGTCGCGGCGGCGATGGCGCGCCCGGCGGTGTTCGACTCGTTGTTGCAGTACTTCGTGGCCGGCGGCCATGCGGTCCCGGAGGCCGTGCTGGGGCGCGATTTCGCTGCGCCCTACGAGGGCTCCGAGGACGTCCAGGAGATGTTGTTGTCCGTCTACGCCGGGGACGACGGCCTCGGCGCGCAGGTGTGCGAGCGGCTCGTCGACCTCGACGAGGGCCTGCAGGAGTGGCGCTACCGGCACGTGAAGCTGATCGAGCGGACGATCGGCTCCAAGGCCGGGACCGGCGGGTCGTCGGGCGCGGAGTTCCTCCAGCGGACGCTGTTCCAGCCGGCGTTCCCGGACCTCTGGGCCGTGCGGTCGCGGCTGTGA
- a CDS encoding SDR family NAD(P)-dependent oxidoreductase — MPEPAAPESYLGLEGQRVIVAGGSGTIGRALVEGFEAAGATVAVVDLDPQDGSVRVAADLGDADACRRAMGEATDQLGGVDVFVHAVGINDRRPIEAYTSADWERFIAINLSSAFFTAQAVLPLMRAQEHGRIVFFSSVAGRSGHKEHGPYAATKGAINQLMRVMAHEHAADGVTVNAVAPGYMDTALTQAYLDAHPERREALIQLIPARRFGQLQEVVGPVLFLASRQASFVTGQVLYIDGGRTVV; from the coding sequence GTGCCTGAGCCCGCCGCGCCGGAGTCCTACCTCGGCCTCGAGGGGCAGCGCGTGATCGTCGCCGGCGGCTCGGGGACGATCGGCCGCGCGCTCGTCGAGGGCTTCGAGGCGGCCGGCGCCACCGTGGCCGTCGTCGACCTCGACCCCCAGGACGGCAGCGTGCGCGTCGCCGCCGACCTCGGCGACGCGGACGCCTGCAGGCGCGCGATGGGCGAGGCGACGGACCAACTCGGTGGTGTCGACGTCTTCGTCCACGCGGTCGGGATCAACGACCGCCGTCCGATCGAGGCCTACACCTCGGCGGACTGGGAGCGCTTCATCGCCATCAACTTGAGCAGCGCGTTCTTCACCGCGCAGGCGGTCCTGCCGCTGATGCGCGCCCAGGAGCACGGCCGGATCGTGTTCTTCTCCAGCGTCGCCGGGCGCAGCGGCCACAAGGAGCACGGCCCGTACGCGGCGACCAAGGGCGCGATCAACCAGCTCATGCGCGTCATGGCGCACGAGCACGCGGCCGACGGCGTGACGGTCAACGCGGTCGCGCCGGGCTACATGGACACCGCGCTGACGCAGGCCTACCTGGACGCGCATCCGGAGAGGCGCGAGGCGCTGATCCAGCTGATCCCGGCGCGACGCTTCGGGCAGCTGCAGGAAGTCGTGGGCCCCGTGCTGTTCCTGGCCTCGCGTCAGGCGAGCTTCGTGACGGGGCAAGTGCTGTACATCGACGGCGGCCGCACGGTCGTCTAG
- a CDS encoding aminotransferase class V-fold PLP-dependent enzyme, whose protein sequence is MSALADRLAPHYVRFGVTERLLLTGHSHQAWPDAALDGVLEAFDDAAELVDEKWARAFAAADAVRAGFRVWLDDEDDAALALGANTHELVVRMLSSLDLRARPRIVTTGGEFHTLRRQLARLGEVPGVEVVVVDPEPADTLASRLADATDEGTAAVFVSAVMFGTGAVVADLGSLARACTRVGSELVVDAYHALGPTRFSVRDDGLQEAWVVGGGYKYLQLGEGCCFLRIPPHAAAYRPVITGWYAEFGDLAAERPNHVAYARDDPAARFAGSTYDPTSHYRAVRVFEFFHQQGLDRDTLPPEYARQVHHLASGVKSLNLRDVERAASEAGFLALRTPHAAAYQQSLLHDHGVLTDCRGDVLRLGPAPYLTDAQLDAAVAALGAVAADR, encoded by the coding sequence GTGAGCGCGCTCGCCGACCGGCTCGCCCCGCACTACGTACGCTTCGGCGTAACGGAGCGGCTGCTGCTGACCGGGCACTCGCACCAGGCGTGGCCGGACGCCGCGCTCGACGGCGTGCTCGAGGCGTTCGACGACGCCGCCGAGCTCGTGGACGAGAAGTGGGCGCGCGCGTTCGCCGCGGCGGACGCGGTCCGGGCGGGGTTCCGCGTGTGGTTGGACGACGAGGACGACGCCGCGCTGGCGTTGGGGGCCAACACGCACGAGCTGGTCGTGCGCATGTTGTCGTCCTTGGACCTGCGCGCGCGGCCGCGGATCGTCACGACCGGCGGGGAGTTCCACACGCTGCGCCGCCAGCTCGCGCGGCTGGGCGAGGTGCCGGGGGTGGAAGTTGTCGTCGTCGATCCGGAGCCGGCGGACACGCTCGCCTCGCGGCTCGCGGACGCCACCGACGAGGGCACCGCGGCGGTCTTCGTCTCGGCGGTGATGTTCGGCACGGGCGCGGTCGTCGCGGACCTCGGGTCGCTCGCGCGCGCGTGTACCCGTGTCGGGTCCGAGCTGGTCGTCGACGCCTACCACGCGCTCGGGCCGACGCGGTTCTCCGTCCGCGACGACGGGTTGCAGGAGGCGTGGGTCGTCGGCGGCGGCTACAAGTACCTCCAGCTCGGCGAGGGCTGCTGCTTCCTGCGGATCCCGCCCCACGCGGCTGCGTACCGCCCGGTGATCACCGGCTGGTACGCGGAGTTCGGCGACCTCGCCGCGGAGCGACCCAATCACGTTGCCTACGCCCGCGACGACCCCGCCGCCCGCTTCGCCGGGTCCACCTACGACCCGACCTCGCACTACCGCGCGGTGCGCGTGTTCGAGTTCTTCCACCAGCAGGGCCTGGACCGCGACACGCTCCCACCCGAGTACGCGCGCCAAGTCCACCACCTTGCCTCCGGGGTCAAGTCGCTGAACCTGCGCGACGTCGAGCGGGCCGCATCCGAAGCCGGCTTCCTCGCCCTCCGGACCCCGCACGCCGCCGCCTACCAGCAGTCGCTGCTGCACGACCACGGCGTCCTGACCGACTGCCGCGGCGACGTCCTGCGCCTCGGCCCCGCGCCCTACCTCACCGACGCCCAGCTCGACGCGGCGGTCGCCGCGCTCGGTGCTGTCGCCGCCGATCGGTAG
- a CDS encoding C40 family peptidase, with translation MVFRRLPILLATALLAAFAAAPAAHAQQAATDSNGAYSDADGSYWGPDDSYDDYSDDDAGGDPYDNGATGGQTPGVSSPYTPPTTGTTTTLPGQTSPSTQPPTGTLPPTPGTLPTIPVTRTIAGKTAQLRTDGKAAIPRGAPKVVQTVIAAANRIIGKPYLWGGGHARLIDKGYDCSGSVSFALIGASLLASPEVSGALAHWGAAGNGRWISVYANKGHVYMEVAGLRLDTSPVGDYTGRMGVRWRPLIGKRNGFHTRHPLGL, from the coding sequence ATGGTCTTCCGCCGCCTCCCCATCCTCCTCGCCACCGCCCTGCTCGCCGCGTTCGCCGCCGCGCCCGCCGCCCACGCCCAGCAGGCCGCGACCGACAGCAACGGCGCCTACTCCGACGCCGACGGCTCCTACTGGGGCCCGGACGACTCGTACGACGACTACTCCGACGACGACGCCGGTGGCGACCCCTACGACAACGGCGCGACCGGCGGCCAGACGCCCGGCGTGAGCTCGCCGTACACACCGCCGACGACCGGGACCACCACCACGCTGCCCGGCCAGACCTCCCCGTCCACGCAGCCGCCCACCGGGACGCTGCCGCCCACGCCCGGCACGCTGCCGACGATCCCGGTCACCAGGACGATCGCCGGGAAGACCGCGCAGCTGCGCACCGACGGCAAGGCCGCGATCCCGCGCGGCGCGCCGAAGGTCGTCCAGACCGTCATCGCCGCGGCCAACAGGATCATCGGCAAGCCCTACCTCTGGGGCGGCGGCCACGCCAGGCTGATCGACAAGGGCTATGACTGCTCGGGCTCGGTCTCGTTCGCGCTGATCGGCGCGTCGCTGCTCGCCTCGCCCGAGGTCTCCGGCGCGCTCGCGCACTGGGGCGCCGCCGGCAACGGCAGGTGGATCAGCGTGTACGCCAACAAGGGCCACGTGTACATGGAGGTCGCGGGGCTGCGGCTGGACACGTCGCCGGTCGGCGACTACACGGGCAGGATGGGCGTCCGCTGGCGCCCGCTGATCGGCAAGCGCAACGGCTTCCACACGCGCCACCCGCTCGGCCTCTAG
- a CDS encoding arsenate reductase family protein translates to MPLTLLHNPNCPTSVHALDALEGAGHDVQVRRYLLVAERLNEQELRELAGRLVGDPVDALIRRDKKYKDLGLEADGWPVDEVVATLLAHPSLLQRPILDDGERAMIGRPRSRALDWAAAGGVTEG, encoded by the coding sequence GTGCCGCTGACGCTTCTCCACAACCCGAACTGCCCCACGTCCGTCCACGCGCTCGACGCGCTGGAAGGCGCGGGCCACGACGTGCAGGTCCGCAGGTACCTGCTGGTCGCCGAGCGCCTGAACGAGCAGGAGCTGCGCGAGCTCGCGGGCCGCTTGGTCGGCGATCCGGTCGACGCGCTGATCCGCCGCGACAAGAAGTACAAGGACTTGGGTCTGGAGGCCGACGGCTGGCCGGTCGACGAGGTCGTCGCGACGCTGCTCGCCCACCCGTCGCTGCTACAGCGCCCGATCCTCGACGACGGCGAGCGGGCGATGATCGGCCGCCCGCGCAGCCGCGCGCTGGACTGGGCCGCCGCCGGCGGCGTCACCGAGGGCTAG
- a CDS encoding SDR family NAD(P)-dependent oxidoreductase: MGRLDGKTVMVTGAGTGFGAELSVKAAEEGAALVVIHYRSSKAGAEDTAQRVEALGAQTRLVQGDISSWDDIKRMVSEAGDVDVLVNNVGDMASDQNGWDDLTEEIIDHCLAVDIKGTMLMVHEFGKAMKARGRGAIVNIGSTVIVRGSPRAPIYAAGKYGLLGITKSYAKALAPEVRVNTFAPGFMATEAVLTRPDFQAGRGEQITRDTPMGRIPPPEDVTAAALFLATDDAIHITGSYMICDGGYSMLGA, translated from the coding sequence ATGGGTCGACTCGACGGCAAGACCGTGATGGTCACCGGCGCGGGCACGGGCTTCGGCGCCGAGCTCTCGGTCAAGGCGGCGGAGGAGGGTGCGGCGCTGGTCGTCATCCACTACCGCTCGTCCAAGGCGGGCGCGGAGGACACCGCGCAGCGTGTGGAAGCGCTCGGCGCGCAGACGCGGCTGGTGCAGGGCGACATCTCGTCGTGGGACGACATCAAGCGCATGGTGTCGGAGGCCGGCGATGTCGATGTGTTGGTGAACAACGTCGGCGACATGGCCTCCGACCAGAACGGCTGGGACGACCTCACCGAGGAGATCATCGACCACTGCCTCGCGGTCGACATCAAGGGCACCATGCTGATGGTCCACGAGTTCGGCAAGGCGATGAAGGCCCGCGGTCGCGGCGCGATCGTGAACATCGGCTCGACCGTCATCGTGCGCGGCAGCCCGCGCGCGCCGATCTACGCCGCCGGGAAGTACGGGTTGCTCGGCATCACCAAGTCCTACGCCAAGGCGCTGGCGCCCGAGGTCCGCGTGAACACGTTCGCGCCGGGCTTCATGGCGACCGAGGCGGTCCTGACGCGCCCGGACTTCCAGGCCGGCCGCGGCGAGCAGATCACCCGCGACACGCCGATGGGCCGGATCCCGCCGCCGGAGGACGTGACCGCAGCGGCGCTGTTCCTGGCGACCGACGACGCGATCCACATCACCGGGTCCTACATGATCTGCGACGGCGGCTACTCGATGCTGGGCGCCTAG
- a CDS encoding DMT family transporter: MSPAPSPSHSPTGALFCLASAAGFGAMAVFGKLAYRHGATVGTLLAVRFALAAAVLWLLLLLTRRSSLRTLRRLPRRDVGLALGLGALGYSAQAGAYFAALDRLDASLLALLLYTFPIVVTVAAIALGRELFSTRTAAALGLASGGLLLVLAGAAAGALDPLGTALGLIAAVVYSAYILVSEGVTRRVEPLLLSTLVCTGAAFTLSVAGVLGGWLDLGAVDAAGYGWMAAIALVSTVAAVGLFFAGLARVGPSSAAILSTFEPVVTVTLAFLVFGESFSPAQLFGGALVLAAVLLVRARRAVPRLALGDAAGGGPVQRAAARAADHRPLAVVEDRAL, translated from the coding sequence ATGTCCCCCGCGCCCTCCCCCAGCCACTCCCCGACCGGTGCCCTGTTCTGCCTCGCCTCCGCGGCGGGCTTCGGCGCGATGGCCGTCTTCGGCAAGCTCGCCTATCGCCACGGCGCCACGGTCGGGACGCTGCTCGCCGTCCGGTTCGCGCTGGCGGCGGCGGTCCTCTGGCTCCTGCTCCTCCTCACCCGCCGGTCGTCGCTGCGGACGCTGCGGCGTCTCCCCCGCCGCGACGTCGGGCTGGCGCTCGGCCTCGGCGCGCTCGGCTACAGCGCGCAGGCCGGCGCGTACTTCGCAGCGCTCGACCGCCTCGACGCCTCGCTGCTGGCGCTGTTGTTGTACACGTTCCCGATCGTCGTCACGGTCGCGGCGATCGCCCTCGGGCGCGAGCTGTTCAGCACCCGGACCGCGGCCGCGCTCGGCCTGGCCAGCGGCGGGTTGCTGCTCGTGCTGGCCGGCGCGGCGGCGGGCGCGCTGGACCCGCTCGGCACCGCGCTCGGCCTGATCGCGGCGGTCGTCTACAGCGCCTACATCTTGGTCAGCGAGGGCGTGACGCGGCGCGTCGAGCCGCTGCTGCTCTCGACGCTCGTCTGCACCGGCGCGGCGTTCACGCTGAGCGTGGCAGGCGTGCTCGGCGGTTGGCTGGACCTCGGCGCGGTCGACGCCGCGGGCTACGGCTGGATGGCCGCGATCGCGCTCGTCTCGACCGTCGCCGCGGTCGGCCTGTTCTTCGCCGGCCTCGCCCGCGTCGGCCCGTCGAGCGCGGCGATCCTCTCGACCTTCGAGCCGGTCGTCACCGTCACGCTCGCGTTCCTCGTCTTCGGCGAGTCGTTCTCGCCCGCGCAGCTGTTCGGCGGCGCGCTCGTCCTCGCCGCCGTGCTGCTCGTCCGCGCCCGCCGCGCGGTGCCGCGGCTAGCCCTCGGTGACGCCGCCGGCGGCGGCCCAGTCCAGCGCGCGGCTGCGCGGGCGGCCGATCATCGCCCGCTCGCCGTCGTCGAGGATCGGGCGCTGTAG
- a CDS encoding LysR family transcriptional regulator — protein MLDLRRLRLLRELHARGTIAAVADALQYTPSAVSQQLAVLERETGRTLLTRAGRGVRLTDDALVLVGHAEVLLRQAELAEADLAAAAGGGPAGRARIASFQSMAMRVAIPAIGTLAQAAPGLRCELVEAEPEQSLPALALGDLDLVLADEWRHQPRARPDGVVREDILLDPVSLVLPDAHPAVRTGRRARTAVPLASLAGAPWVTGHPGTGWEEMTVRACRELGGFDPDVRHRANDSAIGLALVVAGQAVMLLPQLVGPEGRAGVAVRPIAEGTIDRTIFMATRAADARRPSVVALRDAVRAAAAAVQR, from the coding sequence ATGCTCGATCTCCGCCGACTCCGCCTCCTGCGCGAGCTGCACGCGCGCGGCACGATCGCCGCGGTCGCCGACGCGCTGCAGTACACGCCGTCGGCGGTCTCGCAGCAGCTCGCGGTCCTGGAGCGCGAGACCGGGCGCACGCTGCTGACCCGCGCGGGCCGCGGCGTCCGGCTGACCGACGACGCGCTCGTGCTCGTCGGCCACGCCGAGGTGCTGCTGCGCCAGGCCGAGCTGGCCGAGGCCGACCTCGCCGCGGCGGCGGGCGGCGGTCCCGCGGGGCGCGCGCGGATCGCGTCGTTCCAGTCGATGGCGATGCGCGTCGCGATCCCGGCGATCGGCACGCTCGCGCAGGCCGCGCCCGGGCTGCGCTGTGAGCTGGTCGAGGCCGAGCCCGAGCAGTCGCTGCCCGCCCTGGCGCTCGGCGACCTCGACCTCGTGCTCGCCGACGAGTGGCGCCATCAGCCGCGCGCGCGGCCCGACGGCGTCGTGCGCGAGGACATCCTCTTGGACCCCGTGTCGCTCGTCCTCCCGGACGCGCACCCGGCGGTGCGCACGGGACGACGCGCCAGGACGGCGGTCCCGCTGGCGAGCCTCGCCGGCGCGCCGTGGGTCACCGGCCATCCCGGGACCGGCTGGGAGGAGATGACGGTCCGCGCGTGCCGGGAGCTCGGCGGCTTCGACCCCGACGTCCGCCACCGCGCCAACGACTCGGCGATCGGGCTGGCGCTCGTCGTCGCCGGGCAGGCGGTGATGCTGCTGCCCCAGCTCGTCGGCCCCGAGGGCCGCGCCGGCGTCGCGGTCCGGCCGATCGCCGAGGGGACGATCGACCGCACCATCTTCATGGCGACCCGGGCCGCCGACGCCAGGCGCCCCTCGGTCGTCGCGCTGCGCGACGCGGTCCGGGCGGCCGCCGCGGCGGTCCAGCGCTAG
- a CDS encoding cupin domain-containing protein, giving the protein MGKPEKVDWDDREFTEVRPGIFGATVHTPQLTATLYRYGPGSAWEEHQHPQDQVTTVMMGTVDFVVDGQPVRLTAGQTATLPGGVPHSATVPDGGMAITINVLTSRPETPRA; this is encoded by the coding sequence ATGGGCAAGCCAGAGAAGGTCGACTGGGACGACCGGGAGTTCACCGAGGTCCGGCCGGGCATCTTCGGCGCCACCGTGCACACGCCGCAGCTCACCGCGACGCTCTACCGCTACGGTCCGGGCAGCGCGTGGGAGGAGCACCAGCACCCGCAGGACCAGGTCACGACCGTGATGATGGGAACGGTCGACTTCGTGGTCGACGGCCAGCCGGTCCGTCTGACCGCGGGGCAGACCGCGACGCTGCCGGGCGGCGTCCCGCACTCCGCGACGGTCCCTGACGGCGGCATGGCGATCACCATCAACGTGCTCACCTCGCGGCCGGAGACGCCGCGTGCCTGA
- a CDS encoding helix-turn-helix domain-containing protein has protein sequence MEADDLTERLAEAVRAARGAQDLTVAALAERSGVSRAMIAKVERGDAQPTAALLSKLSGALGLTLSELIARAEQPRQQRLTRRADQPVWTDPDSGYVRRAVSPTTTTSPLELVEVELPAGANIPIAADSYTFIHQQIWVLDGHLRFHEGDEVHELDAGDCLQLGDPQPCAFVNPTASTTRYLVALSKR, from the coding sequence ATGGAAGCCGACGACCTCACCGAGCGCCTGGCCGAAGCCGTCCGCGCCGCCCGCGGCGCGCAGGACCTCACTGTCGCCGCGCTGGCCGAGCGCTCCGGCGTCTCGCGCGCGATGATCGCCAAGGTCGAGCGCGGCGACGCGCAGCCGACCGCGGCGCTGCTGTCCAAGCTCTCCGGCGCGCTCGGCCTCACGCTCTCCGAGCTGATCGCCCGCGCCGAGCAACCGCGACAACAACGCTTGACCCGCCGCGCCGACCAGCCCGTCTGGACCGACCCGGACTCCGGCTACGTCCGCCGTGCCGTGTCCCCAACGACGACGACCAGCCCGTTGGAGCTGGTCGAGGTCGAGCTTCCGGCCGGGGCGAACATCCCGATCGCCGCCGACTCCTACACCTTCATCCACCAGCAGATCTGGGTCCTGGACGGCCACCTCCGCTTCCACGAAGGCGACGAGGTCCACGAGCTGGACGCCGGCGACTGCCTCCAACTCGGGGACCCCCAACCCTGCGCGTTCGTCAACCCAACCGCATCAACAACGCGCTACCTGGTGGCCTTGAGCAAGCGCTAG